The following DNA comes from Eubalaena glacialis isolate mEubGla1 chromosome 1, mEubGla1.1.hap2.+ XY, whole genome shotgun sequence.
CCAAgtgccatccccaccccctcctcaggcaTCGGGCACATCCTCTTGCTCcttttcctccccaccctcctcacaCCCATTCTCCTTGTCAGTTTCCTCATGCCCTCTTCCTCCTGGCCTTCCTTTCCTAACTCTCCATTTGGTTAAGGGGGGGCAGGGAAGCTGGGGGTCCTCGGTGGTTGACCCTCTGACCTCCCtgaccttccttccctccctaggCCATGCAGATGGTGCCTGTTCCTTCCAGCACCTTCGGCAGCTTCTTCAACGGTGACTGCTACATAATCCTGGCTGTGAGTCGGGGATGGGCCGGGGAGGGGGCTGAGCAGAGAGCAAAGCTCACGGTAGCAACATAGAGGAAACTTGAGCCTGGGGGCAATGGGAACTGCCGCCTAACTTCACCCCAGGACAGCATTCACTGGGTGTTCCCAGCCTAGAGGTAGCTCCACAGGGTCAGAGATGTAAGAGGCTCTCCCTGCCCTTGGGCTGTAAGCTCCCAACTGGGGTGACCATCTGTGGATTTACAGTCTTGGGGGATCTTCTGAACTGGTGGGATGTCACCCTACCTTGAGCCCATGTTCCCAAAATCCATAGTCAACTTCATTTCACCTTCTCCGTTTCTTCCACATCCTGTATTGTTAACGCATCTGTACTTTTCCTTATATtgattcacttttaaaatttaaatcaatttatttaaaaacttaatatcATTATCATGAATGGAACACAGTGTCCCGTGTCACAAACAGAAAGTagctataaaatatttccataatcagggacttccctggcggtccagtggttaagacttcgcgttttcactgcagggggcgtgggttcgatccctggtctgggaactaagatcctgcatgtccggtggcgtggccaaaaaaaaaaaaattccataatcATTTCATATATACATTTCATTGTATACCACCCAATCACCTATCAGACCTCTGATGGTCTGTGCACAtcactttgggaaatgctgtaGTCCCACCAAGTTATTTCCAAGATGAGATGAGCAAGGCCCAGGTGGGGGAAGCCACTTGCCCCATGTCTCAGAGAGTCTGACAGAACTGGGGCCATGATGCAGGGCTGCTGACCACTAGTCCCATGAACTTCCCCCATGCCAAGCTCCCCTGTGGCCCAGGCCCCATGAGCTTGTgaagcagggaggcagggagagggctgTGGGAGCCCAGGGCCTCGGGTACACTGGACATGCCCTCTCCCTAGATCCACAAGACAGGCAGCAACCTGTCCTATGACATTCATTACTGGATCGGCCAGGACTCGTCCCAGGATGAGCAAGGGGCAGCTGCCATCTACACCACACAGATGGATGACTTTCTGAAGGGCCGGGCTGTCCAGCACCGCGAGGTCCAGGGCAACGAGAGCGAGACCTTCCGAGGCTACTTCAAGCAGGGCATTGTGTACGGAGGGGCGCGCTACAGGCTTGGGAGTGGAatcagggctggggagggacaCCAAAGCTGGGGGGCAGACCTGGGGCTGGAAAGGGAGCCTGAGGCTGTGGGGAGAGCCCATGAGAGTAATTTTTGTTCACCTTTCTAATCTTCCACTCCCATTTCTGCTGCTGCCCTGTCCTTGGTCTTCATCTCTCTGAGTGTGTCTTTGGCTGCCCGGGAGGCCATTCTGAAATTCTGTAACTCTGCATACCATGAATTTTTGTAAATCAACCCCTATTTGAATGTCCTGGAGAGCTCAGCACCAAAGGAGGCCCTCCAGGGCATCATAGCAAGTCTCCCCACTGGCCAATGAGCATATGACTGCTCCttctttctctaaagaaacctttCACACTAAAATCCAGATTTCCAGCTTTTCTTGAAAAATCTGAAGTTCTGACCTCCCGGCTTTTCCCATGGAAACACACGGTCAGGAGCCAAGTTGCTACTGACCTGTAGGATAGGCCAGGATTTCTCCAGTTAGCCACAGCCCCCACCCTTCCCTTTTGTCTTGCTCTCCTTCTTTCTACACTCACAGCAGCAGTCCACTCCTTTGAGCACTTGAGGTGGTACCTCTCCTGGCTtaagtctgcttgggctgccatagcaaaatacaaagcatacaaaaaccaaaaaatagactgggtggcttaaacaacagaaattagttttctcacagttctggaagttggAAAGTCCAAGATAAAGGTGTCGGCTGATTTGATTgctggtgagggctctctccctggtttgcagatggccaccctctcactgtgtcctcacatgatggagtGTGAGCAAGCTCTCTAGTGTcacttcttataagggcactaatccagTCATGAGgttcccacccttatgacctcacctAGACCTCATCTAATCTATTAGCTCCCAAAGGCTccgtctccaaataccatcacatcgagggctagggcttcaacatatgagttgggaggggacacaattcagtccatagcatctCCCCTCTTTCCTTCATTTCAGTCCCCTGTCCTTAGAGTCCTATCCGGTCCTTCCACATTACCACATTACCATGCACCCATCTTCGCAGGGCTCTCAACAGGGCAAGGACTAGGGTGAGGTGCACGAGGCATCTAGGGTACAAAGTCCAAAGAGGCACTCACTGCCAGGGTCATGCAAATTGAGGCAATAGACCGACCTTGCATGGCCCtgagagtgagtgcctccttGGAGTTTGTGCCCGAGGTGCCTCATGCACCTCCCtagtcccagccccagccctcaaATGGCCCCTGTGGCAACCAGGTACCCAAGATCTGGGAGGACGGGGACCTATCACACCTCCCAGCCCACTCCCTTGGATCAGTTCACCTCTCCTCACAGGATCCGGAAAGGGGGTGTGGCTTCTGGCATGAAACAAGTGGAGACCAACTCCTATGACATCCAGCGGCTGCTACATGTCAAGGGCAAGAGGAATGTGGTGGCCGGAGAGGTGGGCATCAACCAGGGCCGTGGGCGTGGCCTCCTCTCCCCGCTCCCAGCCTGGGTGGAGAGCAGAGGCTGAGGAGGGGTGAGGAGCAGagaaggggtggggaagagatgaTGGGTGATGGGGGTGATGGATGGGGTCTGAGTGGGGTCTGCGCCTGCCCCATGGCTCTCCAGGTGGAGATGTCCTGGAAGAGTTTCAACCGTGGGGATGTTTTCCTCCTGGACCTCGGGAAGCTTATCATCCAGTGGAATGGGCCAGAGAGTAACCGCATGGAGAGACTCAGGGTAACCCTGCTGgtgcaccacccctccccccaaatcccACCCTGCCCCGACCTGCTCCTGCACCCAGcacccagcctccctcccagTCAAACTTGCCAGACTGCTGCCACACCCCATGCAGCCCCCATTTCCCCAGGCGTCTCTCCCCTGACTGTCCAGGGTACTGTGTTTGAAGGTGGATCTGAGTCTTCACGTGTATGGGGAGAGCTATGCGTGTTGGAGTTCGCGTGTGTGTACCCTGGCTGATCCACTCAGGTCTAATGAGTCCCTGCTGTGTGGCAGACCCTGTGCCAAGCATTGGGCATCTGGTGGTGAATGAAATGGGCAGCGCCCTGCCCTGGCTCTGGCTTCCAGCTGGCCGtccagtggggaagacagacatgcAGGGCAATATTGGAGAAGTGAGGGGTGGGGAGTGTGGCGCTGGGGGTTCTGAGAGTTCTATGAAGGCTTCTGGGGGGAAGCAGGAGAGAAGTGGCTGGCAGGGAACCCCCTAGCTCAGCCAGAGCACAAAATGAGGGCTTTGGGGAGCTTGGAGCAGAAGGCGGGTGGGTCTCATAAGACATGTTATGTGGTCAGAAGTCTGTGTGAGAGGGTTGGGTTTTGTTCTCAGTGACCGGGAGGCCGTTGAAGGTCACTCTGACTTTTGAGAAGCGAGAGGGGGTGGAGGGCTTGAGGGCACACAGGGAGCCCCTCTGGCCGTCTGGGTGAGGAGCGCGGCTGGGAAGGTGGAATCACGGGACTTGCATGTCAGATTGGGGGTGACGAGAGAGGGGCGAGGCAGAAGTCAAAGGCTGTGTTTTTGTGGGGATGGATGGAGTCCCATTTCCTGAGATAGGAAGATCAAGAAGCAACAGAGTTGGGAAGAAAATCAAGAGTTCGGTTTGGGACATCTTAAAATGGGGTTATCGTGGGAGTTGGAGAAATAGGATGAAAACAGAGAGCTGGGCTGGAGACAGATATGGACCTGAGCAGAAGCCTTGGGACTGGGTGAGAGGGCCTggaggggagtggagagagaaggggacCGGGGTGGAAAGGCCAGTAACTGAGTAGTAGATGTTGGGCAGAGGAGGGTAAGCCAgccctgtgtgtgagtgtgtgtttggaCATCTGTGTGAGCACATGAGagactgctgtgtgtgtgtgtgagtgtgtgtgtttgggcgTATGTGTGAGCACATACATGAGCctctgtgtgtatgcatgcacgtgcacgtgcacgcatgtgtgtgtgtgtgtgtgggtgtgtgtgtgtacatggctTTGGGGCAAAGAGACCGAGGACTGTGATCTTCAGGGCTCACCTCTTATGCAAAACTGTGATGTAAAATCACAAATTTCAAACAATGTCAAAAACGAAGGCCCAGCAAGTCCCCTCCAGACCCTCTCCTGCCCAAGAGGAAACCTGCTCTTCCTGGGATTTTTGCCTGGTTTCCTCACATGCACCTAAAAAGCCTGGTCCCTCATCAAAAGCGAAGGGCCGGGCAGGTGCCTCCCCCTTGGGGCTGCTGTAGGGGGCTGGGCTCTCCAGGTGTGGTTTGGGGTGGCAGACACTgccctgtcccctgccccccgccaGCCTTCACGGGTCCCGGGGCCTCCCTGCAGGGCATGACCCTGGCCAAGGAGATCCGAGACCAGGAGCGGGGTGGCCGCACCTACGTGGGCGTAGTGGACGGGGAGGACGAGAAGGCCTCGCCGCAGTTGATGGAGATCATGAACCACATGCTGGGCCAGCGGAAGGTGCTGAAGGCCGCCGTGCCTGACACGGTGGTGGAGCCGGCACTCAAGGCCGCCCTCAAGTTGTACCAGTGAGTGCCCGGTTGCCTCTGGGCTCCTCTTGACCCTGGGGGACTTCCTGGGGGAGGATTCCCCAGGTGAGGGCCCGGGACCCCCCTCGTCTATGCCACACGTTTGTCCTGCAGCGTGTCTGACTCAGGGGGAAATGTGGTGGTCAGAGAAGTCGCCACGCGGCCGCTCACACAGGACCTGCTCAGTCACCAGGTGAGAGGGTCTGGAGGCCGCCCCCAGCCCCAACTCCCATCATCCCCCTGCCCGCCGCCTGCCCACTCTCCCCCAAGTAGGAGCGGCGCCAGGGGCCTGGGCCGGTTGTGGAGGAGGGGGTGGCATGTGAGGGAAGGCGACCTCGTGTGCCTGCCGCTCCCCCAGCCCAGAACCGAGGGCGCCCTCAGGCTCTCACCCTGCGTCCTTCTCTCCCGCCTCCAGGACTGTTACATCTTGGACCAAGGGGGCCTGAAGATCTATGTGTGGAAGGGGAAGAATGTCAATGCCCAGGAGAAGAAGGAAGCCATGAGCCAGGCACTGGTGGGCCTGGGCGTCAGGGAGGAGAACTtggaggagaagacagagaagccaACTCCAGCAGGGAGAGGGCAGCGGGGTCAGGGCCAGGCACAGCcccaggcagaggccagggaaggCTCCGAGCCTGATTTACCTCCAGGGGGTCTGGATATCCGCTCTGTAGCCGTCTTGGCGGGTCTCTGCATGCTGCATAGCCAACCACCCGGCAACCTGGGGGCCTCTGCAGAATGCGGGCTCCCACCTCCAGCTTGGCTGGGacaagggagggagaaatggaggcTGGCCTTCCTACAAGAGGGGGTTGGGTCAGCACGGTGCTAAGGCCAAGTCGGAGTTTGGGGTCACTGTAGGAGCTGGAGTCAGTCATTCTAACTGGCTTGGGGTTAGCGTTGGATTGGGGGTGGGGTTCAAGGTTGGAGATGGAGGCTGGGATCAGGTTTGGGTCAGATTTGACCTTGGGGTTGGGGTCAGAAGTGGGTTTTGAGGTTAGTAGTGGATTCAGGGTTGAGGTCAGAGCTAGGTTGGAGGTGGTGTCGAGTTTGGAGTCTGGTTTGGCCTTGGGGTGGGGGTCAGAGCAGGGTTAGGTTTGGGGTCAGCTTTCACTAGGGGGTGGGGACTGGGGGAGGGACACAGGCCCAGccacctccttctcttcccagaactTTATCAAAGCGAAGCAATACCCACCGAGCACGCAGGTGGAGGTGCAGAATGATGGGGCCGAGTCAGCCGTCTTTCAGCAGCTCTTCCAGAAGTGGACAGTGCCCAACCGGACCTCAGGCCTGGGCAAAACCCATGCCGTGGGCTCCGTGGGTGAGGGTTGGCCCGAGGCAGGGTGGGACCAGAAGCCGGGAGCGGGGCCCGGAGAGCACAGACCTGtctcctgccctccttcctgaACACGCCTCTTGCATGTGTACTTTCACCCTGGGTCTGGACTCCCCAGGTGGGGTGGGGACACAAAGGGACTTGGAGAAACTCAAGAGTTGTCACAAAAATGGAGCTGAGAACAGCCTGACTTTCATTTGGAGTGGGGTTGGGTCTCCCTGGAACCCAGAAAACTTTAGTCTCCTGGACAATATTTGCTGAGGGCAAGCTCCGTGCCAGGCACCTGGGGGAGGAGAAAAGGGTTGTCCTTTCTCTGGCTGCTCTGGGAGGCCCCGGTGAAGCATGAGCCTTACTGGAGGCAGATATGGTTCTGTGTTATAACTCTGCCACTctctagctgcatgaccttgggtcaGCTACTGAATCtctctagcctcagtttcctatctgtaaaatgggtctaagAATTGTAGCTTCCActcagggctgttgtgagaaccTGGGGGAACTCAGCTGGTGACACTGGGTATCATGATTCCCCCTCACTCCAGCTAGGGTGGAACAGGTGAAGTTTGATGCCACGTCCATGCACGTCCAGCCTCAGGCGGCTGCCCAGCAGAAGATGGTCGACGATGGGAGTGGGGAGGTGCAGGTATGgcaagggaggagggaggccgggatgggtggggaggggttggCAGAGCCTGTCCTGGACCTCGCACTAGCCTGGTACCCACCCCAGGTATGGCGCATTGAGGACCTAGAGCTGGTGCCTGTGGATTCCAAGTGGCTCGGCCACTTCTATGGGGGCGACTGCTACCTGCTGCTCTACACCTACCTCATTGGCGAGAAGAAGTACTACCTGCTCTACATCTGGCAGGTcaagccccccccaccccgtccagaGTATAGCCAGCTCAGCTCCCCCTCCACTATACCCATGCCAAGTGGCCATTGCGCTTGAATTGAatatctctggtgatggggaTTTCACCCCTTTTCTATCTTGGAACTGCTTTGGCTGTGAGATCCCACTGACACTGAGTATCCCCACTCACAACCCTTTCCCCTTTTGATTCTCTGAGTCTCTCTTCCAACTCCCATTCCCTTTATCTGCTCTGACTGTGGGTTTCTATGTCCAGATGTGAGGGAGCAGGGAGATGCTTGGGTGCTGGGGTTGAGTGGTATGGTAGCCATGGTGTTTCCCTGAGAAAGGTGCAGTAAGCGGGAGAGGAGGTTTGGGGTCAAGGTGGGTCAAGGGTGGACTGGGGCTGGAAAAAGATTAGGTGTGGGGCTGGGATCAGAACCGAGGTCTGGGTCAGGTGGGGATTTGGGCTGTGTCCGGGGTGGGGCTTGGTGGGGAAGACAGTTGGTTTTGGGGCCGGGCAGAATTGGGGATGGAGTTGTGGCTAAGGCTGGGGACGGAGTCAGAATCGGGGGCTGTCCTCATCCTACCCCTTCCATCCTGCTCATCCCCAGGGCAGCCAGGCCAGCCGGGATGAAATCACAGCCTCGGCCTATCAAGCGGTCATCCTGGACCAGCAGTACAACAATGAACCAGTCCAGATCCTGGTCCCGATGGGCAAGGAGCCACCTCACCTCATGTCCATCTTCAAAGGACGCATGGTGGTCTACCAGGTGTGGCTGCTGGACCGGGGTGCCTGACAGTACCGGCAGCTGAGGCGGGGTGGGCATCcaggagatggggaaggggaCATGAGGTGGGAGCGGGGCTAGGGTGAAGCCCATTCTCCCTAGGAGAGGATTGTTTGAGGCTCCATCATCTATGTGGAATGGTAATAGAAACAgcaattcagtattttaaaaaatccgtTTGATAAACACTTAGCACATACAAGTACTGTTTCTCTCTACACCCCTACTCCTTGGGCCCTCTCCAtgaaaaaagaagttattttGGTTGGATCTGCCTAACGATGGACCTGTCTAAAATGCACTGGTGCCTTCTGACATAATGAAATAGccgtctcttgcattcctttaagCAATAATCTGGTTATGGAGCACTTACTAAGCATACAGCCCTCTGCAAAGCGCCAAGGGGGAGAAAAATGCCATGCTAATGCTGCTTACCATCTTGTTGGGCAACCAGTGAACCAACAGCCCAAGGCACTGTGTGCTTAAATGCCAGAAATATGTTGCATTCAAAGGGGAGCATGCATACAGTAATCAGGGAATAGGCATAGAGTCCATGATGGAAAGGGGGTTTGGAGGAGGTCTTGACATTGGGGTCAGAGTTGAAGAGCTCAGCAGAGGTAAAACGAGGGCATGCGATGCAGGGGCACAGCCAGGACAAAGGCCCAGAAGAAGGGCCCCGTGGGGAACAGTGAGAAACTGGCCAAGCTAAATGGAGGGTTTGGAGAGAGCTGAGAGTGACTTTCGAAAGGAAGTTTCCACCTTCAACATCAAGGGCCGCGCTGAAAGCTGGGCTCTAGTCTGTAAGCCGGATGAAGGTTTCAGGCAGGGAAGCACCCATGACCAAAGCAATGTTTTGGAAAGACTATAGTCTGGTGATGGTGTAGAGGACCAGGAGGGGCAGCAGACCCACCCAACCTCTGTCGCCCTTCTAATCTCCCATCACCTTTACTAAGGTACTCCTGCCCCTCTCTCCCTGCAGGGAGGCACCTCTCGGGCTAACAGCGCGGAGCCTGTGCCCTCCACACGGCTGTTCCAGGTCCGGGGGACCAACACCAACAACACCAAGGCCTTTGAGGTCCCAGCCAGGGCCACCTCCCTCAACTCCAATGACGTCTTCATCCTCAAGACCCAGTCTTGCTGCTACCTGTGGTGTGGGAAGGTGTGTGCAGGGTCCAGCGGCCTCCCCCTCCCCGCGTGTGTCTTGGCGGTCCCCCAGCCTCAGAGCAGCCTCCCCGTGTGAGTCAGGGCAGGGGCCTCTGGCTGGGTAGGTCCCGCTCACTGGTTTCCCTGATGCCTCTAGCCCTGCCTCGCTCCTCCGTGGCGCTGGGTCTGGCCATCCtgattctctgtctctgtgtccgaGTAGGTCTTTCTCATTCTGTTTGTCTCTGGACACCCCTGTCTGTCCCCGTGTTGCTCTGTCTTTATGTCTTGGGCTCTCTCACTCTCCCTGTGCCTGTAGCTGCCTCCCCATTTGTCTCTGTCAGGAGGACTCAGTCTCTTGGAGACTTCCTCCTGCCCAGTAGGAGTGCAGACTCTCTTGTCTCGTCTGCCATCCTTTGGAGCATCGAGAACAGAGGAGAGGTTGGGACAGCTGCCCCTGCCTGGGCCGTGTGCGTGGGCCCCTGATCCAGGAGAACCTCCCAGACCCGGGAGCTCTGGGCCAGTGAATGTGGTAGAAGGAGGGGGAGGCGTGGCACTGGAGATGGGCTCCCCCAGCACAGCCGACCCCCCCTTTTCCCAGGGTTGTAGTGGGGACGAGCGGGAAATGGCCAAGATGGTTGCTGACACCATCTCCCGGACCGAGAAACAAGTGGTGGTGGAAGGGCAGGAGCCGGCCAACTTCTGGATGGCCCTGGGCGGGAAGGCCCCCTATGCCAGCACCAAGAGGTAACTCCCAGGTCCCTCGACCGCCAGCTCACTTTCCGAGGCTGGAGAGCCTCCCGGCACCTCCACCCGCATGGCCCAGAGCCTGCAGCAGGTATGGATTGAGAactctgtgtgccaggctctcagGGCTGCCAGGTGAGTAAGGGGCAGCCCAGGCCCTTGGAGCCTCTCAGGCACTGGGGCTGTGTCTGTGCTGCTTACCATGGAATGCCTGGGGCCTGGTGGGGGTATTTCCACAGCCATAGGAGGCAGCTCAAAGAGAGGGGCAGGGCTACAGGTGTGCCCTTTGGGAAGAAGGTGCCAGGGTCCCAGCAGCTCCTGTCCTTCCATGCTGCCACAGGACCCAGATGCTGAGGAACACAAGCTGTAAACCCTCTTTTTCTAAAGAAGGTCCATGATCCACTATTCCCCAGGTCAAAAGCAAAAGGGCATGTACTACAGTAGTAGCAGGAGGAATAGAGGGAAGATATCAGGAAGAACTTCCTAACAGGACTATAGAAGAGCCACTGAAGTGTATGTCCTGGAAGATTGGTGGGAATTTCTCCCTTGGATAGCTCCTGGACTCTTGGGAGGATGCGGGAACTTTTGTGTGATCAGAAGAAAGACCATTTTCCTAGGAGACAGGCTTTCCAATGTGATCTCCTCTCCACCTTGCAGGCTGCAGGAGGAAACTCTGGTGATCACTCCTCGGCTCTTTGAATGTTCCAACCAGACCGGGCGCTTCCTGGCCACAGAGATCCCTGACTTCAATCAGGATGACTTGGAAGAGGATGATGTGTTCCTGCTAGATGTCTGGGACCAGGTAGTTTTGAGGGCTGGGGACCTCCCTTCCTGCCACCTCAATCCCCAGAGCCAAGAAATAGTGGCTTTAGGGATAGGTAAGGTTTGACGTTTTCTTGACTCCCATATACGTTCTCCCTGGGAGTGGTGTTATGAGCCTAAGAAAGAAGAAGGCAAGTAGAGAGGAACATGCCTGGAGGGACTGCAGGGCAGGATGTATTCTTCTCCCAAAGTCCAATTCATTTCATGAGGCAGAGGAGTGTTTTTGAGGGTCTTTGGCTCTGGAGAGGTTGGGAGTCACACATCTGCAGAATATCTAAGTAGAGGGCATCTGTCCAACCTCCATTTCCAGAGGCAAAATCAAGGCCTGATGGGGCCTGCCCAAGGTCAGGGTCCACTTCTGGACATCTGAGCCTGGGGGAGCCGAGGGAGGACAGAAAGGACTGACTCTGGGATGCTCCACAGGTCTTTTTCTGGATTGGAACGAATGCTAATGAGGCCGAGAAGAAAGCTGCAGCCACCACAGTGCAGGAATACCTCAAGACCCACCCCAGCGGCCGGGACCCCGAGACCCCCATCATTGTGGTGAAGCAAGGACACGAGCCCCCCACATTCACGGGCTGGTTCCTGGCTTGGGATCCCTTCAAGTGGAGTGTGAGTGGCCCCAGCCCACCTGCTTCTTCCAGCCCAGTGCATCCTTCATGGCACATCGAGGGCAGGGTGGACTCCTGGCTTTTCTGTTCATTGTGATAGACGACCTGTGATATATCTGTAAAGGGGTTGGGGAGACTTAGAATAAACAGTAAGGCTGCAGCAAGACCATTAAGGCCCCTGgtgagggagaagaaagga
Coding sequences within:
- the VIL1 gene encoding villin-1 produces the protein MTKLSAQVKGSLNITTPGVQIWRIEAMQMVPVPSSTFGSFFNGDCYIILAIHKTGSNLSYDIHYWIGQDSSQDEQGAAAIYTTQMDDFLKGRAVQHREVQGNESETFRGYFKQGIVIRKGGVASGMKQVETNSYDIQRLLHVKGKRNVVAGEVEMSWKSFNRGDVFLLDLGKLIIQWNGPESNRMERLRGMTLAKEIRDQERGGRTYVGVVDGEDEKASPQLMEIMNHMLGQRKVLKAAVPDTVVEPALKAALKLYHVSDSGGNVVVREVATRPLTQDLLSHQDCYILDQGGLKIYVWKGKNVNAQEKKEAMSQALNFIKAKQYPPSTQVEVQNDGAESAVFQQLFQKWTVPNRTSGLGKTHAVGSVARVEQVKFDATSMHVQPQAAAQQKMVDDGSGEVQVWRIEDLELVPVDSKWLGHFYGGDCYLLLYTYLIGEKKYYLLYIWQGSQASRDEITASAYQAVILDQQYNNEPVQILVPMGKEPPHLMSIFKGRMVVYQGGTSRANSAEPVPSTRLFQVRGTNTNNTKAFEVPARATSLNSNDVFILKTQSCCYLWCGKGCSGDEREMAKMVADTISRTEKQVVVEGQEPANFWMALGGKAPYASTKRLQEETLVITPRLFECSNQTGRFLATEIPDFNQDDLEEDDVFLLDVWDQVFFWIGTNANEAEKKAAATTVQEYLKTHPSGRDPETPIIVVKQGHEPPTFTGWFLAWDPFKWSNAKSYEALKAELGNSGDWGQIIDELTNPKLDVFNANSNISSGPLPIFPLEQLANKPVEELPEGVDPSRKEEHLSVEDFTKALGMTPAAFSALPRWKQQNLKKKKGLF